The region TGATTATTTCAGAACATTTAAGTAATGCAATGGCAAACTGTCCAGCTCAAGATTCAGACTACAGAAAGAATTCTCTTGTCCttctcactctgtgtgtgtgtgtgtgtgtgtgtgtgtgtgtgtgtgtgtgttcagcttcttgtttctaagagacatttgtGGTCGGATAAAAAAGCCATGCCCTTGATTAAACCTCAATCACAATGAACACCCTACCTAAAACATGATAATCAGGTCACATATCATTTCAGAAATGGATGTTGTGGTAAAATTTGAATGGCCATTTTGTCAGTCACACTTCTCTTTAATATTTTAGGAGAAAAGTCACCTGCCTACCATAATTATTAACTCTTACTGTAGACAAAGATACTTTAGTAAGGGGTTTTACTAATACAAATCACTGAGTTCTTAGATAATTTTAATATgtgagtgaactatccatttaaaggtgcaatatgtaatatatttactgtactaaagcataaaattatcataatatgttatcaaagATTtaagaaacatgctaagttgaaatactggctgctccagaaacaatgctacagccagtattttctactttgaaatgtccattccgggccggaatttctgtttgtgttttggcctgtgtgatcccgcccattGCCCATTTCCaaatagtatttcaacaccccgggttgccagatatgAAACAtagcgtgctgcagccatggaagccagcaatacatctacctaacactgacagagttatataaaatccacatgagctggtttataatttgcaaacaataaaaacactgcaGTCGTATatattagctgatcaacttacagtgtaagtcgcttgccattgtcagtttgctcgttcctgttgcgtgtcctcaacctggcaacccgcatgagcttcgagtctggggagtaGGGGGgtggggagacaactctctccaatattttgaatttgggctgcagtacccattttaaacgcttgatgtcaatgttacatattgctcctttaatatCTATAATtacatgcatttttgcatttaccATGTTAGAATTCATAAAGTTGTGGGACATACCACACGGACCCAGTGACCGTGTCTGAGAAGATGTGACCCCAGCTAGGTTCACAATACATCTAATTTACAACCCTGTCATCCTTTGTTACTTGAAAACTCTTTGTtaactctttctctcttctctctctctctctctctctctctctgtctctctctctctctcattcacacacacacacacacacacacacacacacacacacacacagacagacatgcacacgcattctgtctctctttccctgACTCTGTCTTTCTACCTTGCACAACTACTGCCCTATTAAACTTCATTTGCAGATGCCAATAATCTAAAACTATCATGGGGAGCGGGGaccaaagaaaaaaaagcacagtAGAAAACAACTGAACCACTAAGTAGATATCATTCTGCCTGAACGTACTGAACGTAGAGCTGCTGGtaagttaagaagaattttctatttcatgttttttttttttttttcattttcatttaacaaCACAtttaggaatcaataaaaaaaaataaaaaataaaaagtaaagagTTCCTATCTTTGTAAATATCTttctatctttaaaataaattccttTTGGTCTGATATCTTGCTGttgaatgcaatgacattcatacatttatacTGGAAGTGTGGCTTCAGTGTCGAAATGCTTCATAAAGACCATTGAAATTTATGAATGCAACCTGCAGGAAAATTACTTGGAAATTCGAACCTTGATGTTTAGCCTTCCTCTATGATGACATAATGGCGTATTGATTTTTGGTCTTTTGGTGAAACAAGAAGGTATTGTCTGGTATTGTGCTGATTTGAATTCTGTGTACATGAAGGTAACGTGGACGCACAATACTTTAGTCATGCTTACAGCCACATGACAGTAGACACAGTGTAAAGCAGAGCTTATTGGCAAATTTCTGTCATATGATTGTTTGGTTAAGGAGTTAGGACAATAGTAATAGGTGTGTATGTGTGCCAAGGCTTATGTCCTGTACAGCAGTGTACACAAAACATTGTTGGATTTAATAGATCAGGTTTTTAATAGAATCATATCATGCAAAATcttttagacacacacacacacacacacacacacacacacacaaacacacacacacacaacataaagGGCAAAGCTAATTCTTTTAGTTTCCCCTGTAGCTCATAAAGTTACAGCCATGACAAATGACATcagaatgctgtttttttttttttaaatagtggtgCTTCTTAAACAGGCATATTAATTTGGGTTAGGGATTTAGCATTATGCAGAAATCTGTCTTATACCTATGCCAGTATGTTCCACTCTTCTACAACACTCCAAAGACTAATACTGAGAAGTGAGGAAATGTGTGTGGATATGAGTGTGCTTGGACAAGGGCTTGGTTACCCAGGTTGCGGCAAAGGTGCACACACACTGTTTGTCTAATACTCGCTGTAACATCGCATCACCCTTGTGAATCACTGGGCAACTGGTGTCTCTGCCCAGGCCAAAGTTAACTATTCTCCCCCCATAAATGTCTATGTTTGTATTACGAGAGGCCACTGATATATCACAATACAATGCCAATAAAAAGACACAGGAGACATTTGTACAATCTGTGGTTAGCCAATAAGACCGGCCTTACAGGGTATGTTGTATGGTCATGTTTgtgaaaataaaagcaaagaGGGTAAATCTCTCCCTTTTTGTCTACGTCATTGAATCATTTAAGCAATATTCTGAGTGATATGATAACGTATCATATGCCAGCAGTATACAATACTCAATTTAACAGTAATACGCCATTTGATTTAGGCTTGCAAAAGGTGCCACTTAAATTAGGCTATTCAAATTTGTCTGACTTGAAGCTGTTTCCATATCTGTTCGTATATTTTTCGCTTCATGAGGATCTTTAAACTGAAAACAGTAGCAAATCAGCTCTTTCCTTATAAGGGCATTGCAGAAGAAACTAACAAACTCACTTTTGAACACAGGAAGTGATGTAATAAAGTGTGCAAACAGAGTGTATCAGTCAACTGTGATCAGCTGGTTTTTACAGCTAGACATGCAGTAGATAAGTCTCTTCCACACAAAAGAGTAGGTTTTTGAATAAAGTCTGATTGGCAATTGCATTTGGCCAGTCTGCAGACCATCCATATTAACGAGCATCATCACATGTCAGAGATTAATGTTTCCTTATGttatttttcatgtcttttgaAGATAAATAATACTTATTTTCTCATGCAATCTGGATCAGCAGATAAACATGGAATCCAGCACTGGAGAAATTGACAAGAATGGAGAGGAACTCACAGGttggagaattattattttttttttagatatattcacaaaaaatgagaacattcttcattaacagtacatGAGTGGCAACATGCTACAGTGATTTTTACTATAGTTAAGGGGTGTTCCTAAAACCTAAAACCTAAACAAAAGTGCCTAAAACTctcttaaccatggtaaaatcactgtaacatttGGCCtagagtggcttattgcttttataaaatggcagcaaCAGTAATTTGAAAAAAGACACCAGTTTTCAACACATaatcacatttattaataataatgatcacAACAGACATTCCACAATTCTTTATTAAcctaaaatagcaaaaaaaaaaaaaaaaaaaaagagctaaaatAGCCTAAATTCAGGCTATTTATGGTTGCCAAAGAACGAAGAAAGATGACGCATTGATATGGAATGCAAATAATGTGAAGCACAGGAGTGTGTTTATCAGCTAATTTACAAAGGCTTCAAAgtgtctcgtccaatcagatcTAATCATTTCATTTATGggtatttagtcttttttttttctctccttcacATAATGTCATGCATCTGTCACTCAAAAAAAATGTTagccttttttttaaagatttgcacattttaatttaataataaaattccCTCAAATgtaactgagtaatctttaaaaggatagttcatccaaaaataaaaattccctcatcatttacttacccccattccaacccagatgtgtatgactttctttcttctgcagaacacaaatgatttttagaagaatatctcagctctgttggtccatacaatgcaagtgaatggtgaccagaactttgaaggtccaaaaactacataaaggaggcataaaagtaatccatatgactccagtggttaaatctatatcttctgaagcaatataataggtgtgggtcctttttttctatcaatctccacctttgaccagcccagaatgtggaagtaaaagtgaaagtgcagatttacagtaaaaaaggaattaaatagtgatctgtttctcaccaacacctatcttAATGATACAgaagatataaatttaaccactggccttttgggccttcagagttctagtcaccattcacttgcattgtatagaccacagagctgaaatattcttttaaaaatcttcatatgtgttcagcagaagaaaaaaagtcatacacatctgggatggcatgagggtgagtaaatgatgagagaattttcatttttgggtgaacaatccctttaacaaaatgtaattaataaaatgccatgttataaaatttaaatgcgtaaatcttaaaaaacaaGTGTATTTCTGATCTATTTAAACCAATACTGTTGATTTCTGGTCTTCCACAGGGAGGAAGAAGTCACGTTTTAAACAGCTGAAGACACGTCTTTTTGGGAAACTGAAGAAAAAGGAAAGTGAAGGCCTGATGAAGCAAAGTCAGTCCGCCAGTGACATCACAGCTCCAGAGGGTGGGAGGGAAGGATATGACTCTGAGGACGACTGTTTGTAAGTGGCTGATGCGTGTAGCATTTTGTGTGGTTTTGTTCAAGTTTTgtttcttgtcttttattttatagTTTAGTTCCATGTCATGTCATAGTTCTGTTTCCTGTTCCATTCCTTACTGGTTCCTGTTGTGACGACGGTatgtgacgtgtgtgtgtgtgtgtttttttttttttttatgtttcggTTTATGTCCTTTGTTTTgtcatatcttttatttttaagttaatgttcatttttgttttgtattattgtattgGTACTTTCGCGTTTTTAGATTATATTAATAAACTGCCACATGACAAAACAGGAAGATCACATGACAAAGACAGGAACCAGGAAGGAATGGAACAGGAAATAGACTATGACATGACACAGAACTAAAATTCACAATAAAAGACAAAAATCAAAActtgaacaaaactacacaataCGCTACAGTGCattaatcaatttaaaaaaaaagtgctatCCTGGCCATTATTTACTGTAACACAAAATAGCAATTGTTATTGACTGTCTGATAGGATATCAAAAAGGCAAagtttgatattttattgttttgaattataaaaatgttGTACACTACATTGTGTTATCGTATTGTATGTATTGTGCTATATTGTGttagtatatatattatactgaaAGTATGAAGTTATGACTGAATCCATATTTATAGTATCCATGTCCAGCTAAATAACACAAACCTATTCAAATTGACCCACAGGTACCCACAGTGCCTGAGCACCAGGGCGATGTCCCATGATAGCATCTTTATTACTGATCAGACCCAGTCCACAGAACCAACACGGGTTTTTTCACAAGAGAACGTTCATGGCAAAATTAAGGCTTTGCAAGTAAGGAAATGTTCTTTGTAAGGAGGTTGAAAGCTGGCAAACCCAATCACAGATTATTTAATTGAGGGAGATTAGATTTTATCAGGTACAAGGATCCTTACTGAGTACCAGCAGTTTGATCTGAGTCAGATTTTTATTGGCTAATTCATTTTTGCAGACGTTTGAGGAAGGTGTTCCATAAATTTACTGTTAGgtgattctgttttgttttgataGTTAAAACTACAGCAACAGAACTTGCGTCTGGGCCCTCCTCCAATGTCGATCCCTGGTAAATGCACAGAGGACTCGGGAGCAACTTCAGAGGACGATGGTTTACCTTGCAGCCCACCTGAGATGTCCTTCCATGAGCGAGTGATGCATGGAGTAGTTTACAAGGTGAACAAAGAACAGGGATATACACAGATTGTAGGCTAGACTTAAACACAGCCACCTAAAACACCTGGAAAATGATTTGAATCCTTATGCCATTTCTCTTCCAGTATCCAGAACCTCAGAAACATCTGAGCTGTCTAAGTTTAGCAGGAACAGGTAGTGAAGAGGAGGAACAggtaacattattttcaaaatcaaccctGGTTTAATGTCAATTAGTGATATCAATGTCATAATAGGCTTTCAACGCTCAGGGCTTTAAAAAGGCTCTTTGAGAGGAACAGAaatgggatagtttacccaaaaatctaaattcatttactcaacctattgatttttttaatttatttttttaagttcaaacccataagacttattttcctctgtggaacacaaaaggagatgttatgtatAATGTTcactctcagtcaccattcactttcaaggaATTGTatggaatgaaactgaatggtgactgaggctatcagtccctaataatctgcctaacatcttcatttgtgttacatggaggaaagaaagtcatacgggtttgcaaGAACACATTTTTGGTGAACTGCCACTTGAAGGAAGATActacatatatacattatatgaaTACtgcatatatacattatatgacGCTAGCAAATTTTGTCTCATCCAGGGTGATCCTTTCCAGTCATCATCAAGGCCTTTATCGCCAGTTTCTAAGCTGTCTCCTCAGCCAATCATCTCCCCCACCTCAGCTTTGTACACACCCTCTACAGGAGTTGACTTCATTAGCCCTGTGTATTACACACCAAGGTTGGATAACTCGGCCGCTCGTCATCGCATGTTAATCAAACCCAGGAACCAAAGAGCCAGTACAAAGGGCAAAAAAGTGCCAATGGTAAGACAGCaaggacaaaaaaacaacaaaaaaaacaacaacaacaaaaaactcacATCCCCTAAGTTACTTCAAATGAAGCCATTAAGCTGTCAATGTTCCCTTTCATTTTTGTCCTTGTTGAGCAAAACCTATTTCTATTCTACCCTTCGTCCACCTGAGAAATATACAttgattattatataaaatatagagaccaatttcagtagtcggtataCCAGTGAAAGTTCATTATTCTCactaccaatttcgataccacagcaaaaatgtgaaaatatgctaaatattaaaaaaggtaaatattaaatagttaaataatagtGTAAATATTACTCTTAAATTACAACAAAGCCACGTTGCCTTCACgtgttttttaattaagttagCATTGCTTTAATATTGCTTATGAAATGAGTTTCTGAGTTTCCCTGTTTaatattattgttgtttgattaatattgatTAACATACATACTAGCAGCAGGTATATTAGGATTCATTAAGACAGTAAGGTCTAATTCACAGATCCGATTTTTGGACACATACCTGATATTTTGTTGCACCTGTTTGCATTCACGTAAGTCGAAAGATTGTGTTAACACTTGTTGAAGCATTATGACTATGAAGCGCATTTGAGTGTTTATGTGTGCAGCCGCACATTTACCGCATTCACCAAGTGCACTCGTGTCTCGCAGTAAATGTGGTGATGCGTCCTTTCATGAATTTTTCAGTGCTGTGTGTTTCCTTGTTTTCAAGAATTATCACAGCTTCAGCTCCATACtgacaaaataaaatcaatagcTCATGGTAAATGAACCATTCATTTACCTGAAGTTTTCCTACACAATTTTGAGACTGCTATCTGTGCTGATTTTTTCCCTCATCTGTGCTGGAGCAGCATCAGAAGTGCACAGCTTAAGGCCAAATTATACTTAGGTTGTCCGCATTGCAGATTGCTCTGCGCACagtatgcatgatgcaaatttcgtcatcagcacagtctgtgcgTGGTAAAGATTTCCTTGACACGTGGACAATCCTCGCCTGTGCGCATCGTCGGTGCATTTACCtgtcattgactgtactaaaagagtatcatagAGCAGTCATAGTGCACATGCGTCAATTGTGTGCATATTCGCTTGCGGTCAAacgagtatactttgaaaggcaatgcgGTCGACCGGGCGCAATCtgatccacaatgcagaaaaatgaAATATACCCAAGCCTTTAGAGGGAACATGATTAGCTGTGTAGTTTTAATTGATGTTAGGGGTGCAACTAAAGAACACAAATATCACTTATCATTGATaccatttgcaaaaatgtacaacAAAATCTGTCTCTCCCAGGTATCTCTCTCTCCCAAGCATTACTCAGGAAGTCTCAATGATTTGAACAATGTTCTGTCTGAAGAGGATGATGATATTGAAACCACGATGTCCACAGAGACAATGCACAATCACTTGTGCTCTTCTCCAACTTTGACGTTAACTGAGAAACCTACCTCTCCAGAACCTCAAACAACTGCACCTGCAAACTCACTGCCGATCCAAGAGGAGATACTCACTTTAATTGATATTCATCCCCCATTTACTGATGTTGAAACCCTCAAGTCTCTTGAACCTGAGGAGAAGGTCACCGCCAACCCTCTCTGTTTGCAGCCGACACCCATTGGATTGACCACACTGTCTTCTGGCAGAGTATCACCTTCAGAACTTTATCTTGAATCCATGCAACCATCAAGGGACATGGAGCCATTTAGAGCCCATTCACCTATCCAGAGATATGAGGCAGAGGAGATCCAACCATCAAGGGAAGTAGATCCATTAAGAGTCCATTCACCAATCCAGAGATTTGTAACTAAAGAGATCTTgatttttgatgaaaaaagaTCTCAAGGATCAAATGAGAACAAAGGTGGGATCCAAGCAGAAGCACTGTTCAAAGTACAACTTGTACCTGTGCctcaaaccaaaaaaacaaaaatggaaataaGGAACCCTCCCTCTCCTAAAGGTGCCACAGAAGCCTCTCAGAAGCCTTGGGAAGTTGGAGTGGAATCTTCTACACCAGAACTGGTTGGTAGGACTACAGCACCCTTTAAAGGAGTTGTTGGGCCCCCTTCTGCAAGAGAGGGTGATGCCAAATCACAGACACTTAACACTGGAGCATTTCAGTTTTCCATCGGACCTGCTAAATATCGCTCCAAAATGACCAGTGAGACTGCGGCGAAGCAGGATGAGGGAAATTCGAAAGATGTTCCAGGAATCAAGATGCAATCCAACAAACCCAACCCAGAGCCTCTAAAGGACGAAGCAAGGGAGATGAAACCAACAGAGTTGCAGCTCCTTCATCAGTTGCAAGAGACAAAGAGCAGTAACCATAGAGAAGTAATATCTCCTGTTATGTCCAAACCAGCACTAGGAAACCATCTTAAGAAGGCTGAGACCTCTACAGAGGAACCTGAAGACCGGAAGAGTGCTTTTGGGGTGCAGCTTCGCACCACCTCTGAGTCTCTGAGATACCGCTCTGAGGTTTCCAAAATTATGGATGAAACCAAGCGATACAGTTTAGAGCCCAATCAAATGCTAGCAGCCTCAGAAGAGCATGCTGGGAAAGCAGATACCTCCAAAAATATGTTGGATGGCAATTCCAACAAAAAGCCCAGTGTTCCCGAAAAAAAAGATTTACAGAATCTGCACTCTCAGCTTGCTGCCACAGATAGTGAGTGTGTCTTTCTTCTCTTTATTACCTTTAAAATATGTTATGTTATATGGTGGTAATTCAGTGCATAGAGCTGCTGCAAGCAGAAAACTAAGAAATAGACCAAATGGAACTATTGTATAAGGACtagtttaaccaaaaatacaaattttgtcatcatttactcactctaatgtcaCTCTGAACCCATATATGATTGACTGTCttccgtggaaaacaaaaggagatgttagtccgGAAACATTATGCATTACGCAAAACTTTACACAAACACGAGAATGCAGATGGTAGCAGAAtgaagggggcgatagagttatctTCAGAtgtctgtttcattcatttgtaTGTGTTGATATTCAGATAAGTTTCTCTAAATATATTAAATTTAACTTACTTTCTCAGcaatattcttttcaaactgttgctccgccatgacagtggttgacttgaaaaataaaaatctgcaaTAGCGCGCCTTATGTCAACATTGAGAATGCATCGCATACTTgcgttgcattatgaattgtggtctgacatATTTTGGAACCCAACAAGGCACTAAATTGAGATTGTGTAGCTAGAAGTGTctgtgttcacatacttgcatattGTATGTTCCTTTGTTTAGAaggaatgttagggactgacacattcttgtgctaaataTAGCTATATTAGAGTGCAACAATTATAACAAAGCGCAGGGGTCTCGagatgcacttttaaaagtttctGTTCTTTTTAACATGGCACAGCGTCTAAAAATGTTGTGCTGTTGTGCAAGATGCTGGAAAAAACAGCAAGAAGCAGCACaactgtcaaagacgtccatctagcgcttATTATAAAGAATAACAATGAGTGGCGCAAAATTGCATTCGGTGTGAAAGGCCCAAAAGTCAAAATTCGCTTTTGTTATAtggcaaaaagatgcaatgaaagtgaatgaagactgaggctcacattctgcctaacatcttttgtgttccactaaagaaagtcatacgggattggaacattaaggtgagtaatcGATGACAGAAtagggtggactatccctttaattaagaGTGTTTCAAGCTGATCagcattattattaaaatgaagtaTCAATTTATAGATGGAAGATCTGCCCAAGACATGTTGGGAAAAAGTAAAGAGGCTGGATCTGAGCCAGGCTGGATGAGTCTAGCAAGAGAGAAGACCAGGGCTTACCAGCCATTCATGAGCAGATTAGCCACAAATCAGTCACCGCAAGTCCACACTCCACCTCCAACAGTACCTACCTCGCAGCCTCCAACACCAACCTCACAGCCCAAAACACAGCCAGCAACCACCATGTTTCTTCCATTGAAAACACAGCACACACTAAACGCACCAATTCAGACAGCCAACCAGCAATCTTCACAAGTGACAACACCGAGATCTCCCACTAAACCAACCCCAAGTGGAATAAATGACAAGCAAGTATCATCAGGTTGTAGGGCAGAGAACACATTTAGCCCATCAGCAGGTGGAGGAAAACTAAATGACATTAAGGCAAGTGAGAACTGATTGTCTTtgcttctttatttttctttctatttgCCCCCTAACAGCCCCCTAAATGTACTATTTATAACTACGTAGCTATTTATTATatggctctctgaaatacttgattctgattaatCATTTTTGATATTCTATGACttccattgtatttttatttgcccaagcaccgaaggtgctggaaccTATTGCATTTGTATTGATTTTCGTATTAttcttattaggggtccaagcaccgaaggtactttttcgaactcctccttaGTTGTTTGTCCAATTCGCTtgaaatttggtatacatcatctacagaccctcatGACAAAATTGATCAgaagaatttaaatgtaaaattgttacaaagatataagcaaatCAATTTGTTTGGTAATGCACAATTTGATTCATTTACCAATATCTACTTACCACAAATTCCAAATGTAACAAAACCCTGTATACATGTCAACAGGACATTTTGAGGAAGCATGCAGAATTTTGTACAATTCTGCCcatagggggtgctacaactaaaaaactgtcataCCTCTGCAGCCATTTGATCAACAAAGTTCAAAGTTCTAGAacttgtcctaggccgtttgtctgattcacacaaaatttggtgcacatcatctacagaccttcCTAACAAAAAAGTTATCATAAGAATTTTGGAATGTGTAGTTGTTCAGAAGATACGTATAAGCCAATGTGTTTTTGGGTGTGACCCATTATGtctaattggcctgtatcttgttaGCGCAATATCCAAACTTAAAAAACCTTAGTACACATGGACAacagaacattctgaggtcacGTGCAAAATCTGATCAATGATAAGggtgctataacttaagaaaactGTGCATAAATcagttgaaatttgacaccaaaATAGCTTTGTCCACAGCATCTGTTCTGTCAAATCTGTTCTCTCTCCATATGTGCTTGGACACCAATAATTgcgcttgcagctatattattttatattatattaaaaggtTAAGTAGCGAtttaataagtgggataatgtacagtcgaCCAGTCATATCGCAATCATGCTGTTGTTTCAGTATATTATGAATGAACACCACTGTGA is a window of Myxocyprinus asiaticus isolate MX2 ecotype Aquarium Trade chromosome 8, UBuf_Myxa_2, whole genome shotgun sequence DNA encoding:
- the LOC127445092 gene encoding CRACD-like protein; the protein is MESSTGEIDKNGEELTGRKKSRFKQLKTRLFGKLKKKESEGLMKQSQSASDITAPEGGREGYDSEDDCLYPQCLSTRAMSHDSIFITDQTQSTEPTRVFSQENVHGKIKALQLKLQQQNLRLGPPPMSIPGKCTEDSGATSEDDGLPCSPPEMSFHERVMHGVVYKYPEPQKHLSCLSLAGTGSEEEEQGDPFQSSSRPLSPVSKLSPQPIISPTSALYTPSTGVDFISPVYYTPRLDNSAARHRMLIKPRNQRASTKGKKVPMVSLSPKHYSGSLNDLNNVLSEEDDDIETTMSTETMHNHLCSSPTLTLTEKPTSPEPQTTAPANSLPIQEEILTLIDIHPPFTDVETLKSLEPEEKVTANPLCLQPTPIGLTTLSSGRVSPSELYLESMQPSRDMEPFRAHSPIQRYEAEEIQPSREVDPLRVHSPIQRFVTKEILIFDEKRSQGSNENKGGIQAEALFKVQLVPVPQTKKTKMEIRNPPSPKGATEASQKPWEVGVESSTPELVGRTTAPFKGVVGPPSAREGDAKSQTLNTGAFQFSIGPAKYRSKMTSETAAKQDEGNSKDVPGIKMQSNKPNPEPLKDEAREMKPTELQLLHQLQETKSSNHREVISPVMSKPALGNHLKKAETSTEEPEDRKSAFGVQLRTTSESLRYRSEVSKIMDETKRYSLEPNQMLAASEEHAGKADTSKNMLDGNSNKKPSVPEKKDLQNLHSQLAATDNGRSAQDMLGKSKEAGSEPGWMSLAREKTRAYQPFMSRLATNQSPQVHTPPPTVPTSQPPTPTSQPKTQPATTMFLPLKTQHTLNAPIQTANQQSSQVTTPRSPTKPTPSGINDKQVSSGCRAENTFSPSAGGGKLNDIKDKSIPAFRISTSVTDATKRAAVPSKMEGNTSPVTPTNTELPTITSELSSSSSSSLDSQQQVRSDGAQPSWMELAKRKSLAWSDKTLEFI